A single Capsicum annuum cultivar UCD-10X-F1 unplaced genomic scaffold, UCD10Xv1.1 ctg64679, whole genome shotgun sequence DNA region contains:
- the LOC124893768 gene encoding uncharacterized protein LOC124893768 — protein MGVSITTYKIRGATNKEAATMIVSGFTGIDLCTDLKLKKQLKKDSTSKYGLGTFCQDYGFTSPSKRYRKKSSKPRKKATSSKKPFIRESYKPSRKVKRKTAKAKDTCWTCGKTGHRAKDCKSNKKKKINQLDLSEEARASLFSIMEDSPESSGSSESYNSSSDDYSDEEFINAAYEIDQSQSDQECACD, from the exons atgggcgttTCTATTACCACTTACAAGATAAGAGGAGCCACGAATAAAGAGGCTGCTACTATGATCGtatcaggtttcactg ggatagatctctgcactgaccTCAAGCTTAAGAAACAGCTTAAGAAGGATAGTACTTCTAAATATGgactaggaaccttctgccaagactacGGATTTACCAGTCCTAGCAAAAGGTATAGGAAGAAATCCTCCAAACCTCGCAAGAAGGCTACCTCTAGTAAGAAACCCTTCATAAGAGAATCTTACAAGCCTAGTAGGAAGGTCAAACGCAAGACCGCTAAGGCTAAGGATACctgttggacttgtggcaagacaggccacagggcAAAAGATTGCAAGtctaacaagaaaaagaaaataaaccaattagaTCTGTCTGAAGAGGCTAGGGCtagtttattttctataatggaGGATTCGCCTGAGTCTTCTGGGTCTTCAGAATCCTATAATTCGTCCAGCGATGACTACAGTGATGAAGAATTCATCAATGCCGCTTACGAGATAGATCAATCCCAATCCGACCAAGAATGTGCCTGTGATG